A single Rubrivivax gelatinosus IL144 DNA region contains:
- a CDS encoding chlorophyllide a reductase iron protein subunit X — translation MSQTTSPVILMRDERLKNEAAIEPDAVSTAPVTKTTQIIAIYGKGGIGKSFTLANLSYMMAQQGKKVLLIGCDPKSDTTSLLFGGKATPTIIETSAKKKLAGEAVQIGDVCFKRDGVFAMELGGPEVGRGCGGRGIIHGFETLEKLGFHDWGFDYVLLDFLGDVVCGGFGLPIARDMCQKVIVVGSNDLQSLYVANNVCNAVEYFRKLGGNVGVAGMVINKDDGTGEAQAFAAHAGIPVLAAIPANEEIRRKSAAYDIVARPGTTWGPLFEQLATNVAEAPPMRPKPLSQDELLGLFSSESTGRDVVLEPATVQDMLGKDEIVRPTLEVVYDAA, via the coding sequence ATGAGTCAGACCACCTCGCCCGTCATCCTCATGCGCGACGAGCGCCTGAAGAACGAGGCAGCGATCGAACCGGATGCGGTATCCACGGCCCCGGTGACCAAGACCACGCAGATCATCGCGATCTACGGCAAGGGCGGCATCGGCAAGAGCTTCACGCTCGCCAACCTGAGCTACATGATGGCGCAGCAGGGCAAGAAGGTCCTGCTGATCGGTTGCGACCCGAAGAGCGACACCACGAGCCTGCTCTTCGGCGGCAAGGCCACGCCGACGATCATCGAGACCAGCGCCAAGAAGAAGCTGGCCGGCGAGGCGGTGCAGATCGGCGACGTCTGCTTCAAGCGCGACGGCGTCTTCGCGATGGAACTCGGCGGTCCCGAGGTCGGCCGCGGCTGCGGCGGGCGCGGGATCATCCACGGCTTCGAGACCCTGGAGAAGCTCGGCTTCCACGACTGGGGCTTCGACTACGTGCTGCTCGACTTCCTCGGCGACGTGGTCTGCGGCGGCTTCGGCCTGCCGATCGCACGCGACATGTGCCAGAAGGTCATCGTCGTCGGCAGCAACGACCTGCAGTCGCTGTACGTGGCCAACAACGTCTGCAACGCGGTCGAGTACTTCCGCAAGCTCGGCGGCAACGTCGGCGTCGCGGGCATGGTGATCAACAAGGACGACGGCACAGGCGAGGCCCAGGCCTTCGCCGCCCACGCCGGCATTCCGGTGCTGGCCGCCATCCCGGCCAACGAAGAGATCCGCCGCAAGAGCGCCGCCTACGACATCGTCGCCCGTCCGGGCACGACCTGGGGCCCGCTGTTCGAGCAGCTGGCGACCAACGTCGCCGAAGCGCCGCCGATGCGCCCGAAGCCGCTGTCGCAGGATGAGCTGCTGGGCCTGTTCTCCTCGGAGAGCACCGGCCGCGACGTCGTGCTCGAGCCGGCGACCGTGCAGGACATGCTCGGCAAGGACGAGATCGTCCGCCCGACGCTCGAAGTCGTCTACGACGCCGCCTGA
- the bchC gene encoding chlorophyll synthesis pathway protein BchC, which produces MKTQAIVLEQPEHLVLRELELTPPTDEDLVVDIEYSGISTGTEKLLWSGRMPAFPGMGYPLVPGYESVGRVVQAGANAHHKVGERVFVPGARCYGEVRGLFGGAASRVVVAGSRVCNVSDSLGEQAVLLALAATAYHSVAGGGKRTPIVPPDLIVGHGVLGRLLARMTVVAGFPAPTVWETNPTRAQGATGYAVLHPDEDPRRDYRAIFDVSGDSAILDRLVERLAKGGEIVLAGFYTEPLHFNFAPAFMREAQIRCAAEWQRPDLLAVKELAETGRLSLDGLITHHASPSDAAAAYRTAFGDPDCLKMVLDWSSTR; this is translated from the coding sequence ATGAAGACTCAAGCCATCGTGCTCGAGCAGCCCGAGCACCTCGTCCTGCGTGAACTCGAGCTGACGCCGCCGACCGACGAAGATCTGGTCGTCGACATCGAGTACAGCGGGATTTCCACCGGCACCGAAAAACTGCTGTGGAGCGGGCGCATGCCGGCCTTCCCCGGCATGGGCTACCCGCTGGTGCCGGGCTACGAATCGGTCGGCCGCGTCGTGCAGGCCGGCGCCAACGCGCACCACAAGGTCGGCGAACGGGTCTTCGTGCCCGGCGCGCGCTGCTACGGTGAGGTGCGTGGCCTGTTCGGCGGCGCCGCCTCGCGTGTCGTCGTCGCCGGCTCGCGCGTCTGCAACGTCTCCGACTCGCTCGGCGAACAAGCCGTGCTGCTGGCGCTGGCCGCGACCGCCTATCACTCGGTGGCCGGCGGCGGCAAGCGCACCCCGATCGTGCCGCCCGACCTGATCGTCGGCCACGGCGTGCTCGGCCGCCTGCTGGCGCGCATGACCGTCGTCGCCGGCTTCCCCGCGCCGACCGTCTGGGAAACCAACCCGACGCGCGCCCAGGGCGCCACCGGCTACGCCGTCCTGCATCCCGACGAAGACCCGCGCCGCGACTACCGCGCGATCTTCGACGTCAGCGGCGACTCGGCCATCCTCGATCGTCTCGTCGAGCGCCTGGCCAAGGGCGGCGAGATCGTGCTCGCCGGCTTCTACACCGAGCCGCTGCACTTCAATTTCGCGCCCGCGTTCATGCGCGAAGCGCAAATCCGGTGCGCCGCCGAATGGCAGCGCCCCGACCTGCTGGCAGTGAAGGAACTGGCCGAAACCGGGCGCCTGTCGCTCGATGGCCTGATCACCCATCACGCCAGCCCGTCCGACGCCGCCGCCGCCTACCGCACGGCTTTCGGCGATCCGGACTGCCTGAAGATGGTCCTCGACTGGAGCAGTACACGATGA
- a CDS encoding methyltransferase, protein MDRAETRPEAGPRRSPTLAERFRDWKHRTIARPGFQKWAAAFPLTRPVARKHARELFDLLAGFVYSQILLACVRLGVFKMLADGPLPLATVAERCGLSLEAARRLVAAADSLELLDLQSGDLVTLGRLGAPLVANEAITAMVEHHATLYSDLTDPVALLRGQGRPAMAGYWPYAAAAEAGPGQPATLATEKVAEYSKLMTASQPLVAREVIAAYRFGRHKVLMDVGGGEGAFVRCVAAEVPGVELRVFDLPAVAERANENFQRWGLAGRAQAFGGDFFADELPRGADVISLVRVAFDHPDERVLTLFKNVRRALPDNGTLVLAEAMAEVPGVEPIGDAYFGFYLLAMGRGRPRSAARLTQMLHEAGFASVRPLSTHMPLQAGVLVARCTA, encoded by the coding sequence ATGGACCGAGCCGAGACGAGGCCGGAGGCCGGGCCGCGCCGTTCTCCGACGCTGGCCGAGCGCTTTCGCGACTGGAAACACCGCACGATCGCCCGCCCCGGGTTCCAGAAATGGGCTGCGGCCTTTCCGCTGACGCGTCCGGTGGCGCGCAAGCATGCGCGTGAGCTCTTCGACCTGCTGGCCGGCTTCGTCTATTCGCAGATCCTGCTGGCCTGCGTGCGTCTGGGCGTCTTCAAGATGCTGGCCGACGGCCCGCTGCCGCTGGCCACCGTCGCCGAACGCTGCGGTTTGAGTCTGGAAGCCGCGCGCCGTCTGGTGGCCGCCGCCGACTCGCTGGAACTGCTGGACCTGCAGAGCGGCGACCTCGTGACGCTGGGTCGCCTGGGTGCGCCGCTGGTCGCCAACGAGGCGATCACGGCGATGGTCGAGCACCACGCGACGCTGTACAGCGACCTCACCGACCCGGTGGCGCTGCTGCGCGGCCAGGGCCGCCCGGCGATGGCCGGCTACTGGCCCTACGCCGCGGCTGCCGAAGCCGGCCCCGGCCAGCCGGCGACGCTGGCCACCGAGAAGGTCGCCGAGTACTCCAAGCTGATGACCGCGTCGCAGCCGCTGGTGGCGCGCGAGGTCATCGCCGCCTACCGCTTCGGCCGCCACAAGGTGCTGATGGACGTCGGCGGCGGCGAGGGCGCTTTCGTGCGCTGCGTGGCCGCCGAGGTTCCGGGCGTCGAGCTGCGGGTCTTCGATCTGCCGGCGGTCGCCGAGCGTGCCAACGAGAACTTCCAGCGCTGGGGTCTGGCCGGGCGCGCCCAGGCTTTCGGCGGCGACTTCTTCGCCGACGAGCTGCCGCGTGGCGCCGACGTCATCTCCCTTGTCCGCGTGGCCTTCGACCACCCTGATGAACGGGTGTTGACGCTGTTCAAGAACGTGCGTCGCGCCTTGCCCGACAACGGCACCCTCGTGCTCGCGGAAGCGATGGCCGAGGTTCCGGGCGTCGAGCCGATCGGTGACGCGTACTTCGGTTTCTACCTGCTCGCGATGGGCCGCGGCCGGCCGCGTTCGGCGGCTCGCCTGACGCAGATGCTGCACGAGGCCGGGTTCGCGAGCGTTCGCCCGTTGTCCACGCACATGCCGTTGCAGGCGGGTGTCCTGGTGGCTCGCTGCACTGCTTAA
- a CDS encoding polyprenyl synthetase family protein, with protein MNTMTRIEQALEAALVANEGAGCPPKLAAAIRHAVFPGGARIRPQLCIAVAMANGDTDPALADAAASAIELIHCASLVHDDLPCFDDAPTRRGQPSVHKAYGERLAVLAGDALIVTAFQTLGAAGGRHPERMAHVLQTVARGVGTPLGIIAGQAWECEPRVALSDYQRAKTGALFAAATAAGAQASGGDGETWRALGDWLGEAYQVADDVRDALADPEQLGKPVGRDVALGRPSAAIQHGLVGAVEHFERLVQGAIDVIPDCKGAGMLRQIVRMEAERLVPKAWCANIEALAERAAVRAAERSAAPTQTA; from the coding sequence ATGAACACGATGACTCGCATCGAACAGGCGCTGGAGGCGGCCCTTGTCGCCAACGAAGGCGCCGGTTGTCCCCCGAAGCTGGCCGCGGCGATCCGCCACGCCGTCTTCCCCGGCGGTGCCCGCATCCGGCCGCAGCTGTGCATCGCCGTCGCGATGGCCAACGGCGACACCGACCCGGCCCTGGCCGATGCCGCCGCGTCGGCGATCGAACTGATCCACTGCGCTTCGCTGGTGCACGACGACCTGCCGTGTTTCGACGACGCGCCGACGCGCCGCGGCCAGCCCTCGGTGCACAAGGCCTACGGCGAACGCCTGGCCGTGCTGGCCGGCGACGCGCTGATCGTCACCGCCTTCCAGACTCTCGGCGCCGCCGGTGGCCGCCACCCCGAGCGCATGGCGCACGTGCTGCAGACCGTGGCACGCGGCGTCGGCACGCCGCTGGGCATCATCGCCGGCCAGGCCTGGGAGTGCGAACCGCGCGTCGCGCTGTCCGACTACCAGCGTGCCAAGACCGGGGCGCTGTTCGCCGCGGCCACGGCCGCCGGCGCGCAGGCCTCGGGCGGTGACGGCGAGACCTGGCGTGCGCTCGGCGACTGGCTGGGCGAAGCCTATCAAGTGGCCGACGACGTGCGTGACGCGCTCGCCGACCCCGAACAACTCGGCAAGCCGGTCGGCCGCGACGTCGCGCTCGGCCGCCCGAGCGCGGCGATCCAGCACGGCCTGGTCGGCGCCGTCGAACATTTCGAACGCCTGGTGCAGGGCGCGATCGACGTCATCCCGGACTGCAAGGGCGCCGGCATGCTGCGCCAGATCGTGCGCATGGAGGCCGAGCGTCTCGTGCCCAAGGCCTGGTGCGCCAACATCGAAGCGCTCGCCGAGCGCGCCGCGGTTCGTGCCGCCGAGCGGTCCGCCGCTCCGACCCAGACCGCTTGA
- a CDS encoding c-type cytochrome: protein MNRTVSRLALAAGLVFGAAATHAATPAELATKAGCAVCHQPAAKGLGPSYQEIAKKYKGQAGAPATMAERVRKGSVGVFGKVPMTPTPPARISDADLKTVIDWILKTP from the coding sequence ATGAACCGCACTGTTTCCCGCCTCGCTCTCGCCGCCGGCCTCGTGTTCGGCGCTGCCGCCACCCACGCCGCCACGCCGGCCGAACTGGCCACCAAGGCCGGCTGCGCCGTCTGCCACCAGCCGGCCGCCAAGGGCCTGGGCCCGAGCTATCAGGAGATCGCCAAGAAGTACAAGGGCCAGGCCGGCGCCCCGGCGACGATGGCCGAACGCGTGCGCAAGGGCAGCGTCGGCGTCTTCGGCAAGGTGCCGATGACGCCCACGCCGCCGGCGCGCATCAGCGACGCCGACCTGAAGACCGTCATCGACTGGATCCTCAAGACGCCTTGA
- the dsrP gene encoding sulfate reduction electron transfer complex DsrMKJOP subunit DsrP, which translates to MNLVRFGLDGLRAMASGGAAYWRWLGALAAVVAAGLFAYAGQLQQGMVVTGMSDQVSWGFYIANFAFLVGIAAAAVLLVIPAYLFHRGDVKQVVIFGEALAVAAVVAAMLFVTVDIGRPERIWHMLPVVGRFNWPLSMLAWDVVVLVGYLLLNLGLPAYVLHARWRGEEPVTARYFPVVIVAIFWAVSIHTVTAFLFSANAGRPLWHSALLAPRFIASAFASGPALIIVALLALRRWGGLAVKQTVIDLLAVVMTVALQISLFFVGVELFTDFYNETTHAASMRYLFFGLAGAGKLQPWIWTALALNVVAVVILSIHPLRRTPRLLVLACGLVFLGIWIEKGMGLVVPGYIPTPLGEIFEYAPTWREWLVSAGIWACGALVFTLLAKAALAIETGRARARPAADLKAS; encoded by the coding sequence ATGAACCTCGTGCGATTCGGGCTCGACGGCCTGCGGGCGATGGCGTCCGGCGGTGCGGCCTACTGGCGCTGGCTCGGTGCGCTGGCCGCGGTCGTCGCCGCGGGGCTGTTCGCCTACGCCGGCCAGCTGCAGCAGGGCATGGTCGTCACCGGCATGAGCGACCAGGTCTCCTGGGGCTTCTACATCGCCAACTTCGCCTTCCTCGTCGGCATCGCGGCGGCAGCGGTGCTGCTGGTCATCCCGGCCTATCTGTTCCACCGCGGCGACGTCAAGCAGGTCGTCATCTTCGGCGAGGCGCTGGCGGTCGCGGCGGTCGTCGCGGCGATGCTCTTCGTCACCGTCGACATCGGCAGGCCGGAGCGCATCTGGCACATGCTGCCCGTCGTCGGACGCTTCAACTGGCCGCTGTCGATGCTGGCCTGGGACGTCGTCGTGCTCGTCGGCTACCTGCTGCTCAACCTCGGGCTGCCGGCCTACGTGCTGCACGCGCGCTGGCGCGGCGAGGAGCCGGTGACGGCGCGCTACTTCCCAGTGGTGATCGTCGCGATCTTCTGGGCAGTCTCGATCCACACCGTCACCGCCTTCCTGTTCTCGGCCAACGCCGGGCGGCCGCTGTGGCACAGCGCGCTGCTGGCGCCGCGCTTCATCGCCTCGGCCTTCGCGTCGGGGCCGGCGCTGATCATCGTCGCGCTGCTGGCGCTGCGCCGCTGGGGCGGGCTGGCCGTGAAGCAGACGGTGATCGACCTGCTGGCCGTCGTCATGACGGTGGCGCTGCAGATCAGCCTGTTCTTCGTCGGCGTCGAGCTCTTCACCGACTTCTACAACGAGACCACGCACGCGGCCTCGATGCGCTACCTGTTCTTCGGGCTGGCCGGGGCCGGCAAGCTGCAGCCCTGGATCTGGACCGCGCTGGCGCTCAACGTCGTGGCGGTGGTCATCCTGTCGATCCACCCGCTGCGGCGCACGCCGCGGCTGCTGGTGCTGGCCTGCGGCCTGGTCTTCCTCGGCATCTGGATCGAGAAGGGCATGGGCCTGGTGGTGCCCGGCTACATCCCGACGCCGCTGGGCGAGATCTTCGAATACGCGCCGACTTGGCGCGAGTGGCTGGTGTCGGCCGGCATCTGGGCCTGCGGCGCGCTGGTCTTCACGCTGCTGGCCAAGGCTGCGCTGGCGATCGAGACCGGCCGCGCGCGGGCGCGGCCGGCGGCAGACCTCAAGGCGTCTTGA
- a CDS encoding 4Fe-4S dicluster domain-containing protein: MSRQPDSDPPDRDGQGFNTFRRRFLAGVATAGGAVVTAHATGAWGGQTLQDAMGSLLQDHYQRMTKDEIHAALERIERNARRRYGVDARCEDLPPLPNTVFGYALNISKCKGYRDCVEACVKENNLGRDSQMQYIRVLQMPDGTMDLEKAEHYYDAKQVPVPGHWYLPVQCMQCDNPPCVKACPTKATWKEPDGIVVVDYDWCIGCRYCMTACPYWARHFNWTEPQIPAAEFNPNLNYLGNRPRPKGVVEKCHFCSQRARKGRQPACQEACPTGARVFGNLLDPKSEIRWVLENKNVFRLKEDLGTEPKFWYFSDDRVSRA; the protein is encoded by the coding sequence ATGAGCCGCCAGCCCGATTCCGATCCGCCGGATCGCGACGGCCAAGGTTTCAACACCTTCCGCCGCCGTTTCCTCGCCGGCGTCGCCACCGCCGGCGGCGCCGTCGTCACCGCCCACGCCACCGGCGCCTGGGGCGGCCAGACGCTGCAGGACGCGATGGGCAGCCTGCTGCAGGACCACTACCAGCGCATGACGAAGGACGAGATCCACGCCGCGCTGGAACGCATCGAGCGCAACGCCCGCCGCCGCTACGGTGTCGACGCGCGCTGCGAGGACCTGCCGCCGCTGCCGAACACCGTCTTCGGCTACGCGCTGAACATCAGCAAGTGCAAGGGCTACCGCGACTGCGTCGAGGCCTGCGTCAAGGAGAACAACCTCGGCCGCGACTCGCAGATGCAGTACATCCGCGTGCTGCAGATGCCCGACGGCACGATGGACCTGGAGAAGGCCGAGCACTACTACGACGCCAAGCAGGTCCCGGTGCCCGGCCACTGGTACCTGCCGGTGCAGTGCATGCAGTGCGACAACCCGCCCTGCGTGAAGGCCTGCCCGACGAAAGCCACCTGGAAGGAGCCCGACGGCATCGTCGTCGTCGACTACGACTGGTGCATCGGCTGCCGCTACTGCATGACGGCCTGCCCGTACTGGGCGCGCCACTTCAACTGGACCGAGCCGCAGATCCCGGCGGCCGAGTTCAACCCGAACCTCAACTACCTGGGCAACCGGCCGCGCCCCAAGGGCGTCGTCGAGAAGTGCCACTTCTGCAGCCAGCGCGCGCGCAAGGGCCGCCAGCCCGCCTGCCAGGAAGCCTGCCCGACCGGCGCACGCGTCTTCGGCAACCTGCTCGACCCGAAAAGCGAGATCCGCTGGGTGCTCGAGAACAAGAACGTCTTCCGGCTGAAGGAGGACCTCGGCACCGAGCCGAAGTTCTGGTACTTCAGCGACGACCGGGTGAGTCGGGCATGA
- a CDS encoding cytochrome C, with product MAPGAAPVAPASEAAPTHRPLRDNLPPQAPNPQEPLIFGGYLDAPAFSVVPRKPHLGLYPCSQCHKVLPLNKQPRALVAAPHVASLPHGRGRMWCLDCHVAEDRDWLRTLDGRRVDFDQSQLVCGQCHGPRHRDWAFGAHGKRAANWQGERQIYACTHCHDAHDPKIPPREPAPPPPVRAGLERPALTPAHAAQPWQRAASGAR from the coding sequence ATGGCACCCGGCGCCGCGCCGGTGGCCCCGGCCAGCGAGGCCGCGCCGACGCACCGCCCGCTGCGCGACAACCTGCCGCCGCAGGCGCCGAACCCGCAGGAGCCGCTGATCTTCGGCGGCTACCTGGACGCGCCGGCCTTCAGCGTCGTGCCGCGCAAGCCGCATCTGGGGCTCTATCCCTGCAGCCAGTGCCACAAGGTGCTGCCGCTGAACAAGCAGCCGCGTGCGCTGGTCGCCGCACCGCACGTCGCCTCGCTGCCGCACGGCCGCGGCCGCATGTGGTGTCTGGACTGCCACGTCGCCGAAGACCGCGACTGGCTGCGCACGCTCGACGGCCGGCGTGTCGACTTCGACCAGTCGCAGCTCGTCTGCGGCCAGTGCCACGGCCCGCGCCACCGCGACTGGGCCTTCGGCGCGCACGGCAAACGTGCCGCCAACTGGCAGGGCGAGCGCCAGATCTACGCCTGCACCCACTGCCACGACGCGCACGACCCCAAGATCCCGCCGCGTGAACCCGCGCCGCCGCCGCCGGTGCGCGCCGGCCTCGAACGCCCGGCGCTGACGCCGGCGCACGCCGCGCAGCCCTGGCAGCGCGCGGCTTCCGGAGCCCGATGA
- a CDS encoding coproporphyrinogen-III oxidase family protein, with protein sequence MLKIANLDAGASMCWQPSPASNPLVQGMPLGGNPSARALYEAALRGLADRPDEPLAVSARVPFCAAHCFCCDRDIRAAQPDEVIDDYVAGLVEEIREVAQVLGGRRELLQFHLGGGTASELTGSQLARLVQAMQSQWRMPADIDMSCECDPRRVSQTMFEVLRGLGFRRVSLGVLDLDPNVQQAIGRRQSAALIDDVCELARSAGIEYINLDLMIGLPRQTMASWCATVDRLIAMGPERIRLARYRHQPWHAPAQVAIDTESLPSPALMAELARASAEMLRNAGYRWIGADQFVLEHDELSRAMDDGRLRRSLISYTAAPATPMIGLGVGAVGEIDGAMFWNDGSQAAWRNALRHLHLPVSQARPATPESVQRRAAVERLLCTLELAAADAVGLEDGYGRLAAREAEGLVRVLDDRIVVTEAGRHALHALCTDLDEPGAQPEGRSARCGC encoded by the coding sequence GTGCTGAAGATCGCGAACCTCGACGCCGGCGCCTCGATGTGCTGGCAGCCGTCCCCGGCCTCCAACCCGCTCGTGCAGGGCATGCCGCTCGGTGGCAATCCTTCGGCGCGTGCGCTCTACGAGGCCGCGCTGCGCGGCCTGGCCGATCGTCCCGACGAACCGCTGGCGGTCTCGGCGCGCGTGCCGTTCTGCGCCGCGCACTGCTTCTGCTGCGACCGCGACATCCGCGCCGCCCAGCCCGACGAGGTCATCGACGACTACGTCGCCGGCCTGGTCGAGGAGATCCGCGAGGTCGCCCAGGTGCTGGGCGGGCGTCGCGAACTGCTGCAGTTCCACCTCGGCGGCGGCACCGCCAGCGAACTCACCGGCTCGCAGCTCGCGCGCCTGGTGCAGGCGATGCAGTCGCAGTGGCGCATGCCGGCGGACATCGACATGTCCTGCGAATGCGACCCTCGCCGCGTCAGCCAGACGATGTTCGAGGTGCTGCGCGGGCTGGGCTTCCGCCGCGTCTCGCTGGGCGTGCTCGACCTCGACCCGAACGTGCAGCAGGCCATCGGCCGGCGCCAGTCGGCGGCGCTGATCGACGACGTCTGCGAACTCGCGCGTTCGGCCGGCATCGAGTACATCAACCTCGACCTGATGATCGGCCTGCCGCGCCAGACGATGGCCAGCTGGTGCGCCACGGTCGACCGCCTGATCGCGATGGGCCCCGAGCGCATCCGCCTGGCGCGCTACCGCCACCAGCCCTGGCACGCGCCGGCGCAGGTGGCGATCGACACCGAGTCGCTGCCGTCGCCGGCGCTGATGGCCGAGCTGGCGCGCGCCAGCGCCGAGATGCTGCGCAACGCCGGCTACCGCTGGATCGGCGCCGACCAGTTCGTGCTCGAACACGACGAGCTCTCGCGTGCGATGGACGACGGCCGCCTGCGCCGCAGCCTGATCTCCTACACCGCCGCGCCGGCCACGCCGATGATCGGCCTGGGCGTCGGCGCGGTCGGCGAGATCGACGGCGCGATGTTCTGGAACGACGGCTCGCAGGCCGCGTGGCGCAACGCGCTGCGCCACCTGCACCTGCCGGTCTCGCAGGCCCGGCCGGCGACGCCCGAGAGCGTGCAGCGCCGGGCCGCGGTCGAACGCCTGCTGTGCACGCTGGAGCTGGCCGCGGCCGATGCCGTCGGCCTGGAAGACGGTTACGGCCGCCTGGCCGCGCGCGAGGCCGAGGGCCTGGTGCGTGTGCTCGACGACCGCATCGTCGTCACCGAGGCTGGACGCCACGCGCTGCACGCGCTGTGCACCGATCTCGACGAACCCGGCGCGCAGCCGGAAGGGAGGTCCGCCCGGTGCGGTTGCTGA
- the ubiE gene encoding bifunctional demethylmenaquinone methyltransferase/2-methoxy-6-polyprenyl-1,4-benzoquinol methylase UbiE, with the protein MNEPTPLSRSFGYQSVDEREREQRIRRVFSAVAARYDLMNDLMSFGIHRLWKRRFVRMAAPQAGQHIVDLAGGTGDVAALMAAADRRVTVVDPSAEMMAVGQARGHAHVDWQVGSAEQLPLADASVDTLTISFGIRNATRIDVALREIHRVLKPGGRFLCLEFSTPAWWLRPFYNLFSFTVIPRLGAWIANSPEAYTYLVESIRRFPDQRGFAAMISAAGFESVRWHDLSFGIACVHVGTRAAAATPAGTA; encoded by the coding sequence ATGAACGAACCCACGCCGCTGTCGCGCAGTTTTGGCTATCAGAGCGTGGACGAGCGCGAGCGCGAACAGCGCATCCGCCGCGTCTTCAGCGCCGTGGCCGCCCGCTACGACCTGATGAACGACCTGATGAGCTTCGGCATCCACCGGCTCTGGAAGCGTCGTTTCGTGCGCATGGCCGCGCCGCAGGCCGGACAGCACATCGTCGACCTCGCCGGCGGCACCGGCGACGTCGCCGCACTGATGGCCGCGGCCGACCGCCGCGTGACCGTCGTCGACCCCAGCGCCGAGATGATGGCCGTGGGCCAGGCGCGTGGCCACGCCCACGTCGACTGGCAGGTCGGCAGCGCCGAGCAGCTGCCGCTGGCCGACGCCTCGGTGGACACGCTGACGATCTCCTTCGGCATCCGCAACGCGACGCGCATCGATGTTGCGCTGCGCGAGATCCACCGCGTGCTCAAGCCCGGCGGCCGTTTCCTGTGCCTGGAGTTCTCGACCCCGGCGTGGTGGCTGCGGCCGTTCTACAACCTGTTCTCGTTCACCGTGATCCCACGCCTGGGCGCGTGGATCGCCAACTCTCCCGAGGCCTACACCTACCTGGTCGAGTCGATCCGGCGCTTTCCGGATCAGCGCGGCTTCGCGGCGATGATCAGCGCCGCCGGCTTCGAGAGCGTGCGCTGGCACGACCTGAGCTTCGGCATCGCCTGCGTGCACGTCGGCACGCGTGCCGCGGCGGCGACGCCGGCCGGCACCGCTTGA
- the menA gene encoding 1,4-dihydroxy-2-naphthoate octaprenyltransferase: MNSPRAVRTGSMEAWAVAVRPRTLPVAVSPVLVGATLGFDRTGAIDMIAALLVLGAALLMQVITNMQNDVGYTVRGGESTGTRTGLPRATANGWLSVRHVRAGIVVAALLAAALGVALVAYRGWPVLAIGIASLLAALAYMGGPKPIAYTPFGELTVFVFFGLIAVVGTDWVLTGSFGLVTLLASVALGCVAAAALAVNNHRDIAHDRLVGRRTFAVTFGESGSVALYTVLLLLPFGLLVPMALLAQSWTLLLPLALLPSTLQLRRDFVHCPRGIAFNEILFRTFRLELWFAALLSAGALLGSMIAR; the protein is encoded by the coding sequence GTGAACAGCCCGCGCGCGGTCCGCACCGGATCGATGGAGGCGTGGGCCGTCGCCGTGCGGCCGCGCACGCTGCCGGTGGCGGTGAGCCCGGTGCTCGTCGGCGCGACGCTGGGCTTCGATCGCACCGGCGCGATCGACATGATCGCCGCGCTGCTGGTGCTCGGTGCCGCCCTGCTGATGCAGGTCATCACCAACATGCAGAACGACGTCGGCTACACGGTGCGCGGCGGCGAGAGCACCGGCACGCGCACCGGGCTGCCGCGCGCCACGGCCAACGGCTGGCTCAGCGTGCGCCATGTGCGCGCCGGCATCGTCGTCGCGGCGCTGCTGGCCGCGGCGCTGGGCGTCGCGCTGGTGGCCTACCGCGGCTGGCCGGTGCTGGCCATCGGCATCGCCTCGCTGCTGGCCGCGCTGGCCTACATGGGCGGCCCCAAGCCGATCGCCTACACGCCCTTCGGCGAGCTGACGGTCTTCGTCTTCTTCGGCCTGATCGCCGTCGTCGGCACCGACTGGGTGCTGACCGGCAGCTTCGGCCTGGTCACCTTGCTCGCCTCGGTGGCGCTGGGCTGCGTCGCCGCCGCGGCCCTGGCGGTGAACAACCACCGCGACATCGCGCACGACCGGCTGGTCGGCCGCCGCACCTTCGCCGTGACCTTCGGCGAATCGGGCTCGGTGGCGCTGTACACGGTGCTGCTGCTGCTGCCCTTCGGCCTGCTCGTGCCGATGGCGCTGCTGGCGCAGTCCTGGACGCTGCTGCTGCCGCTGGCGCTGCTGCCCTCGACGCTGCAGCTGCGCCGCGACTTCGTGCACTGCCCGCGCGGCATCGCCTTCAACGAGATCCTGTTCCGCACCTTCCGCCTGGAGCTGTGGTTCGCCGCGCTGCTGTCCGCCGGCGCCCTGCTCGGCTCGATGATCGCCCGATGA